tgcgtGTGCACATGCGTGTATGCCTGCATATTAGGGTGGCTTAAAATTTGCATGTAGAATACAGTCGACAAGTTGTAGTGTAAAATAGATGAAGGGCAGCATAGAAACCATATTGTGCAATTTATTATCATGCATGGATAGGCTGAATATCCAAAGTTCTTCGATATTGCTGCAAGAGTAATGGCAGTTATGATGGTTTCTTGGGGGAGTTTACTAAAATTCACAGCCGATTACAAATGTTCCCATAGAAATTGATCCACCCTAATGCAGATGGTCGCGCTCATGTAAGTGTGTATCCGAAATCGGTGGAAAAGGcttgataaataaatgctAGTGATGATGAAAGTGCATTTCACAACAATATTTCTTATATGTATCGAGCAATTTACTAAGGCCATTGCCCAAGGCATGCCGATCAGTCCGTGCCCAAAGGTCTTTCAGTACAGATTTGATGGCAGTGAATGGTTCGGTTTAACTGCCATACGAAATCCAGATGTGCAGGCTCTACAGATTCGCGTAACGCTCTCCATGCGGGGCAAGCCGACGACGGTGGGTGTTTGAAATATTGCCAAACGATGTTCTCAAAATACGATTACTCTTTACAGAATTATCTTGGTGAAATTGAGTTGCTGACTCGCGGACAATTTGCAAGCAATGCGCCAGTGCTTTACAAGATTCGATTtccaaaacataattttcctCCCAAATTGGTGCTCATTTCGGCTAACAATCAAGTTATTTGTGTCGGTTCTGGCGGTACGCAAACATTCTGTAAACAAACTTGATTGTGATCCCAAGCATAATTCATATTCTTGCAGATCACAGCGTTTTTATGACTCAAATTCAGCTAGAGCATACACGAAAACTTACTTTCATACCAGATAAAAAATCGGGTACATTGGTGCCTCCAGGCGGTGCGGATTTCGGAACGGTAGTTGGTAAGGAGTTGCCAGCAAATAATGAGTTCGGCTCTAAGCCCCTGCCGCACATCCGGTTCAAGAAGTATGCATTTGGATTGTGATTGGCTTTTTTTTAGTGCAATTGTTCTACAgtcatataatataatatgtgTATACGTGTGCGCTCGTGTGCATTGATAAGATGGTAATTAATTAGAGTCTTAATGCCATTGCAGAAAACCATTTCATTCAGCTGGAGAAATCTGTGGTAAGATTATTAAAAGTCTTGGCTTTCGATTGCCTCAACAAAGGCAACGTAAAATAATGTCTAAACTTTCATCAACTTTACAAGGACGTGTcaccaccaataataggtTTGGATTGAGTGCGGATCACGCTGATCATTCGCCAGTTTTTGGCTCTACTGGTGATTACGACAACGAAGGCAGCGACACGGTCCTGGATGAGATCGAAGAGGATGGGCTCGACTCAGATGACACGTATACATTTGTGGATGGGCAAAATGCCACGACTGGCAACAGCATGCCGTCAATAACTCGCGGTGCCTGGCCCTGGCTGGCGGCGATTTACGTTAATAATCTAACATCCTTGAACTTTCAGTGCGGTGGCACGCTCATCTCTGCGCGCGTGGTCATAAGCTCGGCGCACTGTTTTCAAATGTTCAACCAGCGTTACACGGCCAACGAAGTGCTTGTCTTTTTGGGCAGGCACAATCTTAAGAACTGGAATGAGGATGGCTCCTTGGCAGCGCCTGTCGATGGTATTTATATACACTCTGATTACAACAAACAGCTGAGTAACTACGACGCGGACATAGCTGTCATTATTCTCAAGGATGAAGTGCGGTAACTATTCTGGCATTGCTTGAGCGCTATTCATTAATTTCGTATGCATTTAATCATTTGGCAGTTTCAACACATTTATACAGCCAGTGTGTCTGTGGACGGGCTCCAGCAAAACGGAATACATTGTTGGCGAGAATGGTATTGTCATTGGCTGGAGTTTCGATAGAACAAATTTAACGAAATTTTCAAAGGATTCATCATCCACATTTGCGCCGGGAAACGGCGCTGCGTCCCATGCGAGTAACAGTATACCAACAGTTGTAAGAGCGCCCATTGTTTCCAATGAGGTGTGCTTCAAGGCCAATGCCCATTTCCGCAGCCTCTCGTCGAACCGCACATTCTGCGCAGGGTTCCTGGTCGACATCCACAGAGATGGTGGCCGCGCTGGTGCCAGCATATATACGGGCATTAGCGGCGCTGGACTTATGATACTTAAGAACAATCGTTGGATGCTGCGAGGGACCGTTTCCGCCGCTTTGCCCGCTGAGCCCAGAGGGTCGCTGAGGAACGATTCCGTTCTCTGTTGTACCAGTCAATATGTCATCTATGCCGATGTGGCAAAGTTTATTGATTGGATTATGGcctttattatataatttgtgtAGATACTCTTGTGTAGTGTGATATGCCACCATTCAGATGctaaatgaatttgaattaaataacTGCTGTGATAACCCTTGGATAGGTTAAGATTTCATTTCACGCGTCACGTGCAGCCTGATCCGAGCTACCTTCAATTTGTGGATTTGAATTTTGCTTTTGTAACGGTTTCTTTTTGCACCTACCTACCCAAACAAATCTGGGCTTAACTtcttttaaattgcttttatgGCAGACCCCGGCTACAGCCCCGTTATTTTAGTACCTGGAGCAGCTAGAGCTATGGGATTTGCGAATTCATTTACCTGGCCCACCAATTGTCAGGTGTTCTTCTGTTCGTATAAAGTTGAGGCGCAATAATACATATTACATCATTATTGGTTGAGCCTTGGCTGAACATGTTGAACTTGGTATTAATATTAATCGGACTCGGTTTGGCGGCTGCCAACGATGATGGCTGCAACGAAATGGTCTGCGGCTCGGTGGTGTCCAAGTGTCTGCTTACCCAGAGCTGTCAGTGTAAGCTGAATGACTGTCATTGCTGCAAGGATTGCCTGAACTGCCTGGGCGAGCTGTACACGGAGTGCTGTGGATGTTTGGATATGTGCCCGAAGCACAAAGATGCTCCAACCTCATTGACGCTCCGGTCGGAGATTGGCGATGTTGACGGTGTACCCGAATTGTTTGATACACTCACGGCCGAGGACGATGACCAATGGGCCACCATACGCATTCCCATGCGCTTGGGCGTTAAACAGCGCATCGAAGGTGAATCTAATCTTGTTAATCAGCCCAGATACAGGCCGGCTGCTATTGTCAACTGCACTGTCATTTACGTTAACTCTTGCATTCGATCAAACAAATGCAAGCAACAATGTGAAAGCATGGGAGCCAATAGCTATCGCTGGTTCCACGATGGCTGCTGCGAGTGCGTGGGTGCCCACTGTCTTAACTATGGAATTAACGAGAGCCGCTGCAGCGCCTGTCCGGATCAGGAGCTTCTTGCGGCTGATACTGTGAGTGCCGATGCTGAACAGGATCTGGAGCGTATATTCGGCTTTGAAGATGATTCGTCCAATGATATGTGGGACTATGTTGAGGAGGACGACATGGATTAGATGCACCCTAATCTGACATCAAATTCACCTACATTGTACCTAAATTGTTATTAACTGAATAAACCATACCTCTGGTATACAAAATACTTTCAATCGCGACAATGTGCACACTTAATCAAACTAATCAATAAAAAGCGATTgttgcaaaagcaaaaagttgCAAGTTTTACAAAAAATTCCCAATGTTGTAAGTCGTTTTTCGTATGCTAGATAAGGTAGGTTTGATACCTATAGCCTACGATCTTTGACCCAAATTATCCATCAAGGAGCCGTTTCAGTCAAACTTTGATCCGCATTTATCATCCACTAGAAATGTTGTTCATTCAGCCTTGGAAATTGCGAAACACGTTTcagatacatttgcacaaagaTCTTCGAAAATCGATCAAATACGAATTCCTTCAGTTccatgcacaattcttttcgcgtgctatgtaaaaattataatagtttgcatcacgttttctctaccgaactgtctctacccctaataaaatcgttgctttcaggataccttcgggaagtcgctgaccattcccagctatgagcaggggcatagctagccggacaggctgaaaaattttcccccaccgtgtcggtgatttcccaatacttttctctttgtcctatccacttaacactctttatctaacttacattgctttactttattaacaattttcttactttcttttttcctatttattgtattttctttattaatttagcaaattaagattatttttaatttcacttgagatcacttttttcctacttacaaccttctgcttagatgtaggctctaatagcgtcactgacaaaattagctgtgaaaaggggcacagctggccggactggcaaataaaacacctccatcggtcggtgatgctatttagaaaattgtatcctttaactaggcttttagaatatacttatattgtacaaccttttgaataatgaggaagactctcgttttgtcgaccattaataaataaataaataaataaaaaaaaaaaaaaaaaaaataaataaataaatatataaataatgtgGTTCTTCAATTAGGcgatttgatgattttttgaacTCCTCATAAACACATTCTTAAAGTTTTCCACCCAGGGGGCATGGAGCCTGCGTATcacattattttttcaaaaattcgAAAACTTTATATGTTTATTGCATTGAATCAAAAATAGTCAACTGTGTGACTTTAGTGATTTATTGGCAAGCCTTCTGTAACATATCATATTTAGAGATTGAATAAAGATTGATTGTGCTCATTTTGAGTTAAGCTGCTTTTCATCAATAATGGCTTATTTAAGTTGAGTTCACCCGAGTTTCTTGTTCCGGCCAAATTTAATTAGAACTCTTCTACGTCCTGCGCATAATGTGAACAAGTATTTTGGGGCTTGCTAATTGCAAACAGCGCCGTGCAGTCAATGCGCATATGCTGGCTGCTATCGAGCACGTCATCGTCGGCTATCGCTGTCATCATCAAATCAGCTACGTAGGCACATTGCCTACCAATACCTGGTGAACGGATAGCATATCAGTTGAGGCCGAACGGTGCCAGCGAGTGCATCCCAGACGCTGCTCGGAGTCGAATCCGGGTCCTGGGCTGTGGTGTTCGCGAATACAGATCGTTAATCGTGCATGTGTTAGTTAATGTTGTCATGGAGTTTCTTTGGCCCTTGTAACTATTACTCCGGGTGCTCGGTTTTATTTAAACGATTTGATCTCTGAAAATAGCTCGAATTCACAAACCGGAATGGCTGTCGCTTTTCTCGTGTAAAGCGTAATTAGCAGACGagtcgtgttttttttttttttttacggtCAGGATGCTGGGAGGAGTGGGAGCTCGACGCGGAAGGGTCTCATCACCGATGGGACGCTTAACAAATGCAAACGTCTTTAGTCTGGATGACAACATTGCCATCATTGGAGATGGCGTCATCAGAGGCAGCACACCTCCTGGTCGGCAGCCGTTTAAACAGCGTAGACGACCCGCCACCGACAGTAGTCATGAGAATTTTGCACCATTTCCAAGTCGTCTCAATTTGGGTGATATTATGTAAGTATAGTTAAGTAGATATGCTAGCTGGTATGGCCCGGCTTCGTTCGAGCCAAGTAAGCCTTAAATTTAAGCTACTTCCTTGATTAAATCCCATGCCCTAAATTGCATTTAGTACAGATATTAGATAGACACAAAACATGTCATTTATAACTGTTATTCaaaaatcttctgctagcattattttatttttatttttgaaataagACTGAAACAAACGGACGTTTCCGTTTCCCCTCCAGGGCGTTAGTCTTTCCGAAAGAAAGATCCCTGAAATTAGTTTAAAGCCGAACtaacattaaaacaaaatgtttcataAGCCGTCTTTTCGCAACTTTCCACAGTTATGGTCGGATTTCCCAAAGCTTCCTAGATTTGAAGGCTAATGTCAAGGAGCACGCGATAAGCGCTGCGACGAGAGAAGCGATTCTATTTCGTGATATGATAAGTGCGATGAGTCCACTGAGGGAAAGCTTTAAGCTAATCGAGTATTCAGCCGTATTTAGTTAACTATTCTTAGTTGAAATTTGAGGGCAATGAGTTCAAATGATTAATGTTGTGGGCTTAAATGCAACATTTACTTTGGTGGTCACTCACTCAATCAAAATCGAGCGGAACGAGGAGAATcttaaaatttgtttgaagATCTAAGAATTTCTTGGGAATTTTTTACAATCCTTACTGTCGACTATATATGTCATACAATAAGAAAAATGGTGCAGAAATTTTGTAATTCCTATTGTCTTATTTATATTAGGTGAAAACAGACGctaatacaacaaaaaatatgaacgGTGACAAAGATTtgaaaactgttttttttttatttcgatggaTTTGATTGTGGTTAAATACCGTTCTGCAGTCCCGCCAGAATCATTGTAGTTCAAATAATATGTTACCAGATGGCGCAATAACATAAGCAGCCCTGTCTGAAAGCtggtaaacaaacaaatcgatAAGCGAGCAAAAAGCATAATTGTTTTCCAACTGGCAAGTCGTACAGTGTATGTAGAGCCCAGAAATTGTGCCCTGGCGATGGGGGATGAAAACATCATACgaaagcttaaagctttatTCAATGCCATATGTGCGATAGAAGCAACACTATCAAGCATCTGTGTCAGATGGAAAGAACGCATGGCTATATCAACGGGCCTACGTTTGCCTATATACACATCTCTTTTATTCCCACGTCCCAACAAAGACAACGTCTTGGTTACATCAAGTGATGTGCAGCTTATTCGCAGCGGCAGTACCTGCAAGTGTTCTGTTTGAGCTTTTTGTGTTCGATCCAAAGCGCAGGACTGTTTGGTTAGCTGGTTGTGCGTGTAGTTGTAGCGTGTAATGTGTAAAGTGTAATACAAAGTCTTCATCGACTTGCGTTTGTTAAGTTTTTCGTCCAACTGGTGAGATAAAGTCGGTAACTGGTCGAACATagcggtttttgttttttatttttgcaagcGACAATCGAATCTAGAAAACGTACGCTGTTAATTTGTagtgcaacaaacaaaaaaaaaaaaaaaaaaaaaaaaaaacaaccaaaatcTTGCCATTTATCTTAACTGGGGCTGAACACTCGACTTTTCGTGGTGGCATGTATGTAGCTAAAAATCGGGTCGAGTGGTGAATATAAAGTTAGAAAAGTTCAACTGATTAATTGCGAAATGGTTTGCGTGGAAGCCAAGAAATACATGCGAAGTGAAAGCAACCAAAAGTGAATTAAAAAAccatacataaattatatttgcttGCCGCATGCACAGGCACTGCAACTGCAATCCGCTAGGACACATCTTCAACATGTTTGTCGCGCTTCGATGGTGTCGCAAGTGGTTGTAATTGTTGAGTTCTCGCTTACATTTGTAGTTAAATAGCCTCAATGTACGCATttgttacacacacatataaactTATGTACAGAcgattcatacatacatatgtacatacacaatGTACATCTACTTACAAATGCGGCTGCGAATGCGACAGTATGTGCGCGCactgttacatatatatatatatatatatatatgtatgtatgtgtgtgcgtgcgtgcgtgtgtgcgtgtatataACATGGGCTTGGGATTGGGTCAGCGGGTTGGTAGCACAACGGGTGGAATGTTGCGTGGGTGGGGACGGCGTCAGAGCAAGCGTCAGCGACAGTTTTGACAGCGCCAAGTGAATTTTGGTTTCGGTTACAGCGGTTTTCGAGTTGTGACGTGTATGATTCGGAAGGTGAATGAATTGTATCGAAcagcatctgcagcagcaCTTTATAGAataatgccaaattgttttaaattatttcGACAACATACAAATTATTGGAAATGTATGTAAGAGTGTCTGTTGTATGATTACATCCCAGCTACATATATTCGttaaaatacatttgtatattCGTACAGACACGcttgcatatgtatgtcaaTATGTTAACAAGACCAATGTATAAAAGCTGTGGCTTTGGGGCCTAATGCCCCCGGGAATGAAAATTGTGTTGTATGTGCTAATGGGATTTGTATATGCAAACATACCTACGTACTTTTGTCCATTTGGATGTTAGGCCAACATGTATTTGTACGTACATACATTGTTTCAGCTGTGCTCAACTATTTAAACATACAGTGAACGCTCGATAATAGGAAGGCTCGATATAAGAAAATATCGGTTGTAACAAACACCAGTGCAAaatcattgttttttttttgtgtgtttttttttttatgattatttgttttgtatcATAAATAGATAATACTCAAAGTACGGGTACAATGGAAAAGTCACCATcagttaatatattttaatatacaaatttttgggCAAATGTTGGTTTAgcgtaaataaatcaataacaCATACTCCGCGGCAGCTTACGGTCGTTCCAATTATTTCttactaaattatttaataataaggCGATGTATGCTACTTTGGAGCAGCGTGTGGATTTTATTTGTCATCGTACCTTAAAACCCTAAAAGATGGAGCATAAcatgtttttctttcaatGATGTTTGAAATTtcatcaataaaaattaaaaatttcataGATTAGAAAAGTTCGAAAAAATAGCTCTGAAACCGACTGTTTCAAATAATCGAGCGTCCACTGTATGTTCATTTAGTTACAATAATTGCTAATTGACCCTTACGCCCGCGTATATCgcataacatataacatatagacGGGGACAGCTTGTGCAAAAAATGTTAGCCACTTGTGCGCTCAATGCATTCTCATTGATGTCTACAGATCGTTAAGATGTACGCGTATGCACATTGAGAGTAAGCGAATGCAATGTACCGTAGTGGGAGCGAAAGAAATGTGAGCCATGCTAACTCTCTTGCTCTCTGAGATCGTAAGCAAGCTACAGAGCTGAGCAAAAGAGAAGTCTATGTAGGACCTCACGGCAACGAAAACAtgtgaatacatttttggttAAAAGCTGTCCCATCTATATGTTGTATGGTGAAAGATATAAGCGAGCAAGAGaatcattaaaaaagtttctaGTAATTATTGTAACTGACAAAAATGTGTTCCCAAAGCAAACGAGGCTGCTAGTACTagtacttatatatgtatatatatatgcgattCTTGTGTTTACCTACGTACGTGTCTAAGTACgtttaaactaattaataagGTTGTGTggccaaaatataaaatgttttgttgAGAGGTCGAATAAAAGAAGAACCTGAAAGCCAATTGTCACTGCTACGTCTTTACATGTATTAATGTATTCTTGCATGTATGATGATGGCATGTGTGCACACTAtt
This window of the Drosophila virilis strain 15010-1051.87 chromosome X, Dvir_AGI_RSII-ME, whole genome shotgun sequence genome carries:
- the gd gene encoding serine protease gd isoform X2; amino-acid sequence: MLVMMKVHFTTIFLICIEQFTKAIAQGMPISPCPKVFQYRFDGSEWFGLTAIRNPDVQALQIRVTLSMRGKPTTNYLGEIELLTRGQFASNAPVLYKIRFPKHNFPPKLVLISANNQVICVGSGDHSVFMTQIQLEHTRKLTFIPDKKSGTLVPPGGADFGTVVGKELPANNEFGSKPLPHIRFKKKPFHSAGEICGRVTTNNRFGLSADHADHSPVFGSTGDYDNEGSDTVLDEIEEDGLDSDDTYTFVDGQNATTGNSMPSITRGAWPWLAAIYVNNLTSLNFQCGGTLISARVVISSAHCFQMFNQRYTANEVLVFLGRHNLKNWNEDGSLAAPVDGIYIHSDYNKQLSNYDADIAVIILKDEVRFNTFIQPVCLWTGSSKTEYIVGENGFIIHICAGKRRCVPCE
- the gd gene encoding serine protease gd isoform X1 gives rise to the protein MLVMMKVHFTTIFLICIEQFTKAIAQGMPISPCPKVFQYRFDGSEWFGLTAIRNPDVQALQIRVTLSMRGKPTTNYLGEIELLTRGQFASNAPVLYKIRFPKHNFPPKLVLISANNQVICVGSGDHSVFMTQIQLEHTRKLTFIPDKKSGTLVPPGGADFGTVVGKELPANNEFGSKPLPHIRFKKKPFHSAGEICGRVTTNNRFGLSADHADHSPVFGSTGDYDNEGSDTVLDEIEEDGLDSDDTYTFVDGQNATTGNSMPSITRGAWPWLAAIYVNNLTSLNFQCGGTLISARVVISSAHCFQMFNQRYTANEVLVFLGRHNLKNWNEDGSLAAPVDGIYIHSDYNKQLSNYDADIAVIILKDEVRFNTFIQPVCLWTGSSKTEYIVGENGIVIGWSFDRTNLTKFSKDSSSTFAPGNGAASHASNSIPTVVRAPIVSNEVCFKANAHFRSLSSNRTFCAGFLVDIHRDGGRAGASIYTGISGAGLMILKNNRWMLRGTVSAALPAEPRGSLRNDSVLCCTSQYVIYADVAKFIDWIMAFII
- the tsg gene encoding protein twisted gastrulation — its product is MLNLVLILIGLGLAAANDDGCNEMVCGSVVSKCLLTQSCQCKLNDCHCCKDCLNCLGELYTECCGCLDMCPKHKDAPTSLTLRSEIGDVDGVPELFDTLTAEDDDQWATIRIPMRLGVKQRIEGESNLVNQPRYRPAAIVNCTVIYVNSCIRSNKCKQQCESMGANSYRWFHDGCCECVGAHCLNYGINESRCSACPDQELLAADTVSADAEQDLERIFGFEDDSSNDMWDYVEEDDMD